The sequence AGAAGCTTTTCTATCTGGTACCATTTATCAGTAGAGCTTTCTCTTCTTGTTATACCAAAATATCCCGCACATCCAGGGCCTTTCAGTGTAGCTATTCCCCTTCCTACAAATGCTCTAACTGCATCTACTGTTTCAGGCGGATCTGTGATGAAAGTATCAAACTTTCTCAAGGCATACTCTGGTAGGGGTTTTCTAAGATCGAAAGTAAATATTTCTACATTATCATATCCTAGTTCCTCTGCTGTTTTTTCAATAAAGTTTGTAAGGCGTTCATCGATATCAAGAACCGCAATTCTCTTTGGAAGGCCTGAAAGCATTAAAGCAATGCTTGTAAGATCATCATCCCCTAAAACAAAGACCTCTTTATTCTCTAAGTCTCCTCTAGTATGCATTAAAGCAATTCTTGAGACTGTTGTTTCGGGAGTTACATAAGCTTGATCAAACTCATGTTTCGGTTCAGGTCTCTCTTTTACAATCTCTTTAAATTGCTCAAGAAGCTCGCTGAATGCATCAAGTTCGACAGTCTTTCCTTCACAATGTTTGCAGGTGTAATCCTCTCTTTTTCCAATCCCATACTTCTCCACAAGCTCCTTGCCCTTTTGAGTGAGAATTATGCCCTCTCTGAATTCAACGTAGTTTAAGTCGTGGAGTGCTTCAACAACTGCAACTACAAGTGGAAGTGGTTCCTCACTTAGATCAACGATCTTCCATGGATTATTGCTCGCTAAAATAGCACTTAATACATTCTCGATTTTTCTCTCATAAACCGGAATGGGGGTTTTCTCTTTAACTCTCTCCACAATATCCATCATCTTCACTCCCTCCGATTAAATTTTTAACAAAACCGTTGGAAGAAGTTCAGATGCACCCATTTTAAAGTTTTTGGAATACATTTTTAGCCTGTGCTCCCTTAAGAAGATAGGTGAATAGAATGGCAATTTATTTCATAGGACTTGGACTTTATGATGAAAAGGATATCACTCTTAAAGGTCTAGAAATAGCAAAGAAGTGTGAATTATTATTCGCAGAGTTTTACACCTCTCTTTTAGCAGGGACTACCATAGAAAAAATAGAGCAACAGATAGGAAAACCTATTAGAGTTCTAAATCGAGAGGATGTTGAACTAAACTTTGAAAAGATAGTTCTCAAGGAGGCCAAAGAAAAGAACGTTGCTTTTTTAACCGCTGGAGATCCAATGGTAGCCACTACACACGCGGATCTAAGGATAAGAGCAAAACAGAGGGGAATAGAAAGTTACATTATTCATGCCCCCTCAATATACTCAGCCATATCAATAACAGGGCTTCATATCTATAAATTTGGAAAAAGCGCTACTGTCGCATATCCAGAAAAAAATTGGTTTCCAACAAGCCACTATGATGTACTAAAAGAAAACAAAGAACGTGGGCTCCATACTCTCCTCTTTCTTGACATAAAGGCAGACCAAGGAAGGTATATGAGCGCAAATGAAGCTATGCGCATCCTTCTACAGATAGAAGAAATGAAGAAAGAGGATGTCTTCACTGAGAACACATTAGCGATCGTACTCGCTAGAGCAGGGTCACTAACTCCCACACTTAAGGCCGGATATGTAAAAGAACTGATAAAAGAAGATTTTGGAAAACAACCTCACGTATTAATAGTCCCAGGCAAGCTTCATATAGTAGAAGCAGAATATCTCGTGGAATTTGCCAACGCCCCAAAGGAAATATTGAAAGATGTTTAACCAAATTTCTTTCTTTTTCTGTTTATTGGGGCAATGTAGTGTTGATAAAAGGCTCTCAGCTTTCTTGTGTACTCTTCTACCCATTCTCCGCTGATTTTCCTCCTCGCCACTCCATCTTTCATGGCTTGCTCTGCAACCGCTCTTGCTTCCCTTGGATAAACTTCCGGGTGCAGGGGAGTAGGAATTATGTATTCCTCAGAAAGTTCCTCATCTGAAACAACTTTAGCTATTGCCTCCGCCGCTGCTATGTTCATGTTCAATGTTATCTCCTTTGCTCTCACGTCCAACGCTCCTCTGAATATCCCTGGAAATCCCAGAACATTGTTTATTTGGTTAGGATAATCACTTCTACCAGTAGCAACTATCCTAGCACCTGCTTTTTTGGCCTTTTCAGGCATGATCTCCGGAATTGGATTTGCCATTGCAAAAACTATAGCATCATCGCTCATTTTTTGGATCATTTCTTCATTTACACTCTCTCCTACACTGACTCCTATGAAAACGTCTGCTCCTTCAATGGCATCGATCAAATCTCCCTCTATGCCGTATATGTTAAATCTGGCCACTTCTCTTTTGTATGGATTTAAGCCTTCTCTGCCCTCATAAATTACTCCCTTCCTGTCTACCATCACTATTTCTTTAACCCCCTTATGGTGGAGGATTTTGGCTATTGCAATTCCTGCTGCACCAGCTCCTTTTATGACAACTTTTATGTCCTCAAACTTTTTCCCAACAATTTTTAATGCATTTATAAGTCCCGCTAAAGTAACAACTGCTGTTCCATGCTGATCATCGTGGAAAACTGGAATATCCAACTCCCTCTTTAACTTTTCTTCAATTTCAAAACACCTAGGGGCAGAAATATCCTCAAGATTTATACCTCCAAATCCTCTTGAAATCAACTTTACAGTATTTACAATCTCATCGACTTCTTTAGTGTCTATTAGTATTGGAAAAGCATCTACTCCAGCTAACACTTTAAAAAGAACACATTTTCCCTCCAGAACGGGCATTCCAGCCAAGCCACCAATATCTCCAAGACCCAGCACTGCAGAACCATCAGAAATAACAGCTACAGTATTTGGAATTATAGTATAATCCTCATAACTCTCTCCAGCAACAATAGCTCTACACGGTTCAGCAACCCCTGGTGTATAAGCCAAGCTGAGATCATAAGGATCCTCCACTTTCACCTTTGGGATAATTTCTATCTTACCATTTCCTGGAAAATTATTCCTATGATATCCAAGAGCATGTTCGGCAAGCCTTTTTCTAAATTCTTCATCAATCATTTACAACAACCCCTTCCTTATCTTGTATGCTCTTTATAAACATTTACGTTTCTTTAGTTTAACATGTTCATGTCCAAAAATATTTAAATATCCTTATTATTTTAGCATTTTTGTATCAATTTGAGGTGAGCGAAATGTCGTGGTTCGAGGAGTATTTTGAGTTCACGGAGTATAGAACAAATATGAAAACCGAAGTGCTCGCCGGTATTACAACGTTTATGACTATGGCATACATACTCTTTGTAAACCCAGCTATATTGAGTGACGCAATAGGTAAGGAAGCATTTAACTCACTTGTAGCTGTTACAGCATTAGCAGCAGGAATATCCACAATAATAATGGGACTCTATGCAAAGAAACCTTTTGCATTAGCTCCAGGAATGGGCCTTAACGCTTATTTCGCATACAGCGTTGTTATTGGGATGGGTTATGATTGGAGAGTTGCCCTCGCAGCTGTTTTCGTTGAAGGTATACTTTTCATAGTACTAAGCGTGACAAAAGTAAGAAGTGCCATAATACATGCAATTCCCTTGAGTCAGAAGTATGCTGTTGGAGCAGGTATAGGTCTTTTCTTAACGTTTATAGGTCTCAACGATGTTGGCCTTTTAACGGCCTTTGTTGATGAAAGTGGTGTCTTAAAGTTCACTGGCTTTAACGTATCCGCACTTGCCACGAAGCCCATAATGCTATTCTTCTTTGGACTATTCCTCGCAGGAGTCCTTATCACCCTTAGAATTAAAGGAGCTTTGTTGATCTCAATCATCACCACTAGTATACTTGGATGGATAACTGGTGCCGCACCTTGGCCAGACCATATCTTTTCAACACCAAACATAAGCTACACCTTCTTAAAGCTTGATCTCCAGGGGCTTCTCAATGTGGGGGCTATTGGTGTAGTATTTGCCTTCTTTATGGTAGATTTCTTCGACACACTTGGAACAGTCACAGGATTGAGTGCCAAAGCAGGATTTCTAACAAAAGAAGGAAAAGTACCAGATGCTGAAAAGGTACTTTTAACTGATGCAATAGGTACGACTTTTGGAGCATTGCTTGGCACTTCAACGGTTACTACATACATAGAAAGTGCGGCTGGTATAGAAGAAGGTGGAAGAACAGGAATGACAGCCCTCGTTACAGGTCTTCTGTTCCTAGCAGTAGGGTTGTTCATAGCTCCACTTGCCCAAGCTATCCCTGCATTTGCAACAGCCCCAGCTCTTGTTATAGTGGGTTACTACATGCTAAGTGCAATAAGAGGAGTAGACTTTGACGATGCAAGTGAAGCTATTCCAGCATTCCTAGTACTCATAACCATACCTTACACTTACTCAATTGCAGATGGAATAGGAATGGGCTTCATAAGCTACACCATACTTAAGCTCTTCAGCGGCCGTGGAAAAGAAATACACCCACTCATGTACATATTAACCTTGATCTTCATAGGATACTTTGCATATTTAGGAGGGGTCTTCTGACCCCCTAAAATTTAAGAAAAGAGCTTTTCTCAACTTTTTTCTTTAGACTCCTTCAGAAATTGCTTAAGCACATAAGGACAGTGCTCCTGTATGTACTTGGCAAATTCTTTCATTCTCTCAGCTGTTATTTCATGCACATAATGTTCAAACTGGCATGCATCTTCTTCTGCTATCTCAGGGGGAATCCCAAGGATTTCGGTAAAGAATTTCATTAAAAGTAGATGCTTTTGGTAGGTAGATTTTGCAACTTCTACTCCCTTCTCAGTTAGTAAAATCCTATCATATTTCTCATACTCAATAAATCCTTTCTCATTAAGCTTTTTGAGCGCATCAACAACACTCGGGGGCCTTACCCCGAGTTTTTTTGAGATATCTTTTACCCTAATTATCCCCTTATTCTTTTGAAGAATATACATAGTCTCCAAGTACTCCTCTTCCCTTTTACTTATTTCCACACACCTCACCTAGGTTAGAGTAACCTAAATAATTTAAGTGCTTTTTGGTTTTACAAAAAATAATTGAAAAATTATCTAGCCAGTTCAATACCCTTCTCTAAGGCTAAAATATTAACTTCCCACAGCTTAGCCTTCAATGTTTCTCTAATGCCCTCAATGATGCTTTCCTTCCTTAGTGGTACCAAACCTCTACCGTAAGCATAACCAAGCATTAAAACCCCAAGGGTTCGTGGATTAATTTTATCTGCCTCCTTTTGGAAATTCATCATTTCAACAGGACATATTCTTTTTAAGGCCTTCTGGATGTCATCCAAATCTGGGTATTCCTCTTTCCCGACCAAAGTGGTGGCTGTGTGAATAGGATATGCGTTGACTATTGCATAACTTTTTCCACTTAAAAAGCGAGCATTTCTTAAGGCCTCCGCAGGTTCAAGAGCCAGCATTAAATCAGCCTCTCCTTCTTCAATTAGAGGAGAATAAACCTCTTCTCCAAAACGAAGATAGCTAAGCACGCTTCCATACCTCTGGCTCATTCCAAGAGTTTCACCAATTCTGACATTATAACCCTCTTTCATTGCGGCATTTCCAATGATTCTTGAGAGTGTAAGCCCCCCTTGACCACCAACACCGGTTATGATTAAATTGAACTCCATACCTGTCACCGAGAATATTAAGAGAGAGGGGTTAAAAATCTGGCGCTCGAGAGAAGATTTATTTATTAGATGCCCTATCTATTTTCATGGGATTTGAAGAATATTATCAGGCATTTAGGGCATATACTGATATTTACTCAAAGGAATACCAAAAGAGGATAGAAGAACTTGAGCCCTATTTACTCAAATTCATGGAGAAGAAAGGAAAAGTTCTAGATTTGGCTTGTGGAGTTGGAGGATTTTCATTTCTTCTTGAAGAGTATGGATTCGATGTAATCGGAGTGGATATCAGTGAAAAGATGATAGAGAAAGCCAAGACTTATGGAAACGAAAAGAACTCTAAAGTCGAATTCCTTATTGGGGATGCTATGAATCTTCCCTTTGAAGGTAATACATTTGACTATGTAATATTTCTTGGAAACACAACGACACATTTTTTACCAAGAGAACTAAATAAGGTCTTCAAAGAAGTAAGGAGGATCCTTAAAAAGGAAGGGCTCTTTTTAATAAACTTTATAGATATGAGAGAGCTACTCTCTCGAATCCAGATGGGAACTGTCATAGGAGAAAAATATTGGATTAATAAAGTCATGATAGATAAAGAAGAGAAAACCGCCTTGATAGAATACAAAAGTGATGAAATCACTTTTCGAGTCAGATTTGTTATTTGGGGAAGTACAACTGTAGACCTACTTGCAAGAATGTATTTTACTCCAATAGAGACCATTAAACTTGATGAACTTTCATATCTAAACATCTATAAGAAAAAATAAGAAACTAAGACTCGAGTCTAAGCCTCTTAATGACAAATTCCCTGTCCAGTGAAGCCAAGAATGGAGCTAATCTTGGACCTCTTTCTTTACCTATAAACAAACTATAAAGCACTTTAAAGTATTTTTTACTTGGAATTCCCCGTTTTTTAGCAGCATCGAAGATAACTGTGTTTAACTCATCGACTGTAAATCTTTCCTTCCTCTCAATCCATTCTGCGAGTTCTTCCAGAGCTTCTTTGATGTCCTCACTCATCTCCACTGTGGGCAGTTTTTCCTGGAGTTCAAATTTAACTCCTTCGGGAGCATATTTCTCTACCCAGTTTTTAGCAAGCTTTATCCTCAATTTTATTCTCTCTAGATCTTCTCTTCTTAGGTCAGTTGGGATATGGCCCTGCTCCTTTAGCACGTTTATTATTTTATCCTCGTCCAAGTGAGGCATCTGCACTAGCACTACGAGGAATCTAAAAGGCGCTTGCGCTATTAATCGCTCTGGAATAGAGGGCATTGAAAGTTCATAAGTCCTCTTAAGCTCTTCCCCTTCTTCAGGGTTTTTAGCCTCTTCCATTCCAAAATACAGCCTCTCAACCTTATCAAATTCATCATAAAGGTTTAACAGGCCTAATTCGAGGTCAATTTTTATCTCCTTGTTCGGCCTATGTCTTGCATAGAGGAACCTTATTACCCCAGGCTCGAGAACTTCATAAAGGTCACTCAGCAATATAACGTTCCCCTTGGATCCACTCATCTTGCCTTTTTGCCCTTTTATGCCTACAAACTCATACATGAGCGGCATCGGAGGTTCCTTTCCATAAACTGCCTTTATTATCTCAATACCCGTTTCATACCCTGAACCCGCTGCTAAGTGGTCCTTTCCAGCTGGTTCAAAATCCACATTAAAGTGAGCCCATCTCATGGGCCAGTCTACTCTCCATCTGAGCTTAACATTCCCGTCTCTGATGTCTGTAACATCTTCACTTTCACAATGCATGCATCTATACTTTATTTTCCATTCGCCATCCCATTCGACAAATTGAGCCTCTTTGCGGCATTTAGGACAATAAATTTGAACTGGTTGCCAATCTTCAGGCAAATGAGGCTGTTTTGCCATGTCTCTAAACTTATTTAAGATCTCCATAATCTTGTCTCTCTTTTCAAGGGCTATCCTCACATCATTAGCGTATTCTCCACTTTTGTAGAGTTCGCTCGCTCTTAGGAAATCCACAGCAATGCCTAACTTTTCTACTTCTTCTTCAAAGAGCTCTCTAAAGTGATCAGCATAACTCTCATGGCATCCCCAAGGATCAGGAACTTCACTTACAGGCATTGTGAGATACTCTTGCCATTCCTTGGGAACATTTTTCGGGACTTTTCTAAACCTATCATAATCATCCCACATGTGAATATGTCTAACCTTTTTCCCTCTGTCTTTTAAAGCGTGACCCACTATGTAAGTGGTGAAAAGCTCCCTAAAGTTCCCTATGTGGACATAACCACTAGGAGTGATTCCACTCTCAACTACATAGGACTCTTTATCCCCCTTTTCTCGAATAATTTTCTCAGCCATATAATCAGCCCAATGAACCATTTTTCATCCCCCAAGGTAGAGTCATAAAAATCATTTTTAAGTTTTGGCTCTGCGTTTTCAAACAGGAATGCAAACAAACAAAGTTTAAATATTTCGACCTCTTATTAACGGGTGATAGAGATGAACATAGTAACGGCAGTATTTTTTGCGGCACTCCCCATTTTGAGTGCAATATTCATAACAAAGTACCTAGGCAAAGAATATGCATGGGTAAACAGAAAAATAATTCATTTCAGCATTGTGCCTGCAACACTTCTATACTATTTCGAAGAAATCCCCAAAGAAGTATTCTCTTTAGCAGCACTTCTTTTTGGGACCGCCCAATTATATTTGCACATAAAGAAGGGAGAACTTCAGTGGTATCAAATAGATAAGAATTATGGGGAGGTGTTTTTTGCATTCTCTGCAGCTGTAGTGGCATTTTTCCTCCCCAGAGAATATGCAACAGCACTTCTTTTGGTTATGGCAATAAGTGATGGGGTTACTGGAATCATAAGATTTCATTATTTCAGAAAAAGAGGGTATAACGTAAAGCTAAAGAAACACTGGAGTGGCAGTGTAGGATACTTTTTCTCCAGCCTTTTAATAGCCTTCTTTTTCCTTCAGAGTGTTTCTTGGTACTCAAAGTTCTTATGGAGTATTATTCTTACATTTGCTGAATACCAGCAATTTATAGACGATAATCTCTCCGTACCAATCATAGGGATATTAATTAGGGGTATACTCTAGCTATTCAGCCCATCTAACTTTTAGACTATCTTTTTTGGCCTTTAAGAATTCTTCCACTAGTGCTTTTCCACTTGCTTCCATGAATTCCTCAACGTTACTTATTCCAAGCTCTTTTAGACCTATTGCAGTAACTTCTTCTGGAACTCCTTTTGCTTCCACGTTTATCCCTATGTGAACTTTAATACTCACCGGAGAGATTGTAGCAATAGAGATGTTAAGTTTTTTCTCATTAACGTAAATGTCATCGCCGCGTCTGGAAGTTTTTATTCCGTATGCTTCCAAAACTTCACAGAGCTTTACTATAAAGAGCTTTTGAAGGACTGACGCTAAGAAAACATTTGGAACCTCAAAAACCTCTATTATATAATGAACCATGTCATCACTTTTTATCTCCTTTTTCTGACGGAGATCCTCAATATCGATCATTTCTTCAACTTTGACATTACATTTCCCTCTGAAAATGACTATTGAATTCCCTAGAACTCCAAAGTTCCTGTATGCCCAGTGACTTTTTATGGCAGAGCCATCATAATCAATCCTTTTATCCCTAACTATCAAAAGTTCCATTCTCCTCACCTCAACTTCTTTCTATGAGGTAGAATTTAAGTTCTTCAAAATTTTTTACATCTCTCCACATATGAACAAACTTTATCTCTGGAATTGCCTTTTTAACTTCTTCTAGATGAAGAGTTCTATCGTCAACATAGATTACTTCATCTATCTCATATCCAATGGTTTGAAGTTGTTTGAGAGTCCTAAGTATCATGTCGGCTTTATTTGGATGGTTTTCAATTTTAGGAAAAACAAAGTAATGCCAAATACCAAACTCTTCAAGAATAGGTCGAACCAATTCTTCTACATTCCAGCTTGCAATACTCAAGAGAAATCTGTCTTTTGCCCATCTTAAAAACTCTATAACTCCCTCAAAAAGTCTCAATTTATTTCCATAGGAGTCAACTAATTCATTCCCATTGACTTTAAATGGAGGGACCAACCTAGATGCATCATAGTGATCCCACAAAGTACCATCAAGGTCTAGAATCAACAATTTCATTTTTTCACCCAAGAAATAATCATAACTTAGATTTTTTGAAATTATCGTTGAACTAGAACATATACTCAGAAGAGATTAAAGTTACAAGGACCGTGCATAGGCAGATTTGGCCTATCAAATGCCCAGCCCCCTTTCGGGGGTAAGAACCTCGGGCTATTGGGAGCGGCAGACTAAACGGGTCGGTTTCCCTTCCCGCTTACATCCCCGCTCCATCAAACCCGTCTTCTGCGGGCGCCCTCGTCCCTGGCAACGGACCGGTCACCCGACCCCTTGCGCCAGGGAGTGGCCGCCTATTTTCGGGGGCCGCTTCGGCCTTAGATGCCTTCAGGCCTTATCGGCTACGGCGTAGCTGCCCGGCTATGCCCTGTAGGACAACCGGTAGACCAGAGGCCGCGGCACCCTGTTCCTCTCGTACTAAGGGCGCCTTCCCCTCAGGCGGCCAGCACCCCCGGTAGATAGCATCCGACCTGTCTCACGACGGTCTAAACCCAGCTCACGTTCCCCTTTAATGGGTGAACACCCCCACCCTTGGCCCCTGCTGCAGGACCAGGATGGGAAGAGCCGACAGCGAGGTAGCAAGCCTCGGGGTCGATATGGGCTCTCGCCCGAGACGACTCTGTTATCCCCAGGGTAGCTTTTCTGTCATCCCAGGCCCCCACCGGGGAGGCTCTGGGGTTCGCTAGGCCACGCTTTCGCGGCTGGACCCGCCTCTGTTACGGGTCCAGTCAGGCCGGCTTTTGCCCTTGCACTCTACGGCGGATTCCTGACCCGCCTGAGCCGACCTTAGGGCACCCTCGATACCTTTTCGAGGGTGTGCCGCCCCAGCCAAACTGCCCACCTACCGCTGTCCCCGCTTTCGCGGGTTAGCCATACGGCAAAGGGTGGGCGGTGTCTCATGGACGGCTCCATCCGGCCCGGAGACCGGACTTCGACGCCTCCCGCCTACGCTGCGCACCCCCCGCCGTATGGCAACGGCAGGCTGCAGTAAAGCTCCATGGGGTCTTCGCTTCCCACCGGGGGTCCCTGGCATATGCGCCAGGCAGTGGTTTCGCCGGGCCCCAGCCGGGGACAGTGGGGACCTCGTTACGCCATTCATGCAGGTCGGCATTTAACCGACAAGGAATTTCGCTACCTTAAGAGGGTTATAGTTACCCCCGCCGTTTACCGGCGCTTCACCCGGTTGAACCCGGGCTTCACGTACCGGCACTGGGCAGGCGTCGGCCCCAGTACAAACCCTTTCGGGCTAGCTGGGACCTGTGTTTTTACTAAACAGTCGGGCCCCCCTAGTCACTGCGACCTGCGGTTTACGCAACCGCAGGCACCCCTTCTCCCGAAGTTACAGGGCCAATTTGCCGAGTTCCCTCGGCTGGGTTTCCCCCGACACGCCTTAGGCTTCTCACCCAGGGGCACCAGTGTCAGTTCTCGGTACGGTCGCGGAGGATCGTTCTCCGAGGGCTTTTCACGGGCCCCAGGGATCGGCAGAACCCCCCTTACGGGAGGCCATTCGCGCTTTCACCCGGTTCTCGCCATTACGGCACTCCCCGGGCTTATACGCTTAGCCGGCCTTGTGGACCGGTCCGCCTACCCCGAGGCGTCACCCTCGGAGCTTGCGTTGCCGCACCTACCTCCGCGGTACGGGAATATAAACCCGTTTCCCTTTCGCCAGCACCGAGTTACGGGCTGGCTTAGGACCGACTAACCCACGGCTGACGAACATTGCCGTGGAACCCTGGCCCCTTCGGCGGCCGGGATTCTCACCCGGCTATGCTGCTACTCCCGGCAGGATCCGCAATCCCGACGGGTCCACCGGACCTCACGGCCCGGCTTCTACCCCACCGGGACGCCCGCCTACCCGATCACGGACCAATCGGTCCGTGCGCCGGGGTCTCGGCGGCCGGCTTGAACCCCGTCCATTTTCGGGGCCCCTGACCTCGACGGGTGAGCTGTTACGCACTCTTTAAAGGATGGCTGCTTCTAAGCCTACCTCCCCGCTGTCTAAGGCCAGGGACACCCTTTGGAGTAATACTTAGCCGGCACTTTGGGGCCTTAACCCCGGTCTGGGTTGTTCCCCTCTCGGTGGACGGCTTACACCGTCACCCTACTCCCCCCATCTACGGCGGTAGTGGGTTCGGAGTTTGACAGGATGCCGGAGGCTTTCGCCCCCTGCACACCCAATCAGTGCTCTACCCCACTACCTACCTCCGGGGAGGCTATCCTGCGGGATAATTCGGCGGGAACCAGCTATCTCCGGCCTCGATTGGCCTTTCACCCCTAGCCCGAGGTCACGGGAGCGAATTGCACATCAGCATCCCTAACGGGCCTCCATCCCTCTGTTGAGGGACTTCACCCTGCCCCGGGCTAGATCGACCGGTTTCGGGTCTCACGGCCGTGACTCCGGGCGCTTTCACACCCCGTCCCTCGGCGAAGCGCCTGCGGACCTGTCGGTTTCCCTACGGCTCCGGGGATTTACCCCCTTAACCTCGCCACGGCCGTGAACTCCCTGCCCCGTGTTTCAAGACGGACGGTGCAACCCCGGTCCTCTTCCCTCGTACTCTCCCGTCGCCGGGATTTCCTTCGGGGAGAATCATTCCTTTCGGGCCGCACCCAACTATCGCCACCTGGTTTCAGGCTCTTTTCACCCCCCTCCCGGGGTGCTTTTCAGCTTTCCCTCACGGTACTAGTTCGCTATCGGTCTCGGGACGTATTTAGGGTTGGGAGCCGATGCCTCCCAGCTTCCCGCCGGATATCCGACCGACGGTACTCAGGAACCCCGCAGGAGCCTTCGGGCTTACGCCTACGGGGCTATCACCCTCTCCGGCGCCGCGTTCCAGCGGACTTCGGCTTCACCCGAGAGGCTCCAATGCAGGGCCCTGCTACACCACATCCCCTGAGTGTTTCCACTCAGGGTTCAGTTTGCCCTGTG comes from Thermococcus sp. EP1 and encodes:
- a CDS encoding magnesium-dependent phosphatase-1 — translated: MKLLILDLDGTLWDHYDASRLVPPFKVNGNELVDSYGNKLRLFEGVIEFLRWAKDRFLLSIASWNVEELVRPILEEFGIWHYFVFPKIENHPNKADMILRTLKQLQTIGYEIDEVIYVDDRTLHLEEVKKAIPEIKFVHMWRDVKNFEELKFYLIERS